One Candidatus Binatia bacterium DNA window includes the following coding sequences:
- a CDS encoding polyisoprenoid-binding protein produces MMDDRKPHEQKKLLRPALRVLPTLALLFLLAAPSAATTYKVDPDHTSVTFRVRHLFTKVQGRFDRFEGKIVFDPSEPRKARVEGWIDVASVNTNVEERDKDLRSARFFDAAKYPKIEFRSTRVLEVAKDGKHGKLEGQLTIHGVTRPVVLDVAYLGEATDPWGNKRAGFSAKTTIDRKDFGLTWNEVLETGGVLVGEEVEIEIQAEGLVEE; encoded by the coding sequence ATGATGGACGACCGGAAGCCCCACGAGCAGAAGAAGCTGCTCCGGCCTGCGCTGCGGGTGCTCCCCACGCTGGCCCTTCTTTTCCTTCTCGCGGCACCGTCGGCCGCCACCACCTACAAGGTCGACCCGGACCACACGAGCGTCACCTTCCGCGTCCGGCACCTGTTCACCAAGGTCCAGGGACGCTTCGACCGCTTCGAGGGAAAAATCGTCTTCGACCCGTCCGAGCCCCGCAAGGCACGGGTCGAAGGGTGGATCGACGTCGCCAGCGTCAACACCAACGTGGAAGAGCGCGACAAAGACCTCCGCTCCGCCCGTTTTTTCGACGCCGCCAAGTACCCGAAGATCGAGTTCCGGAGCACGCGCGTCCTCGAGGTAGCGAAAGACGGCAAGCACGGAAAACTCGAAGGCCAGCTCACGATCCACGGGGTGACGCGCCCGGTCGTGCTCGACGTCGCCTACCTGGGAGAGGCCACCGACCCCTGGGGCAACAAGCGGGCAGGATTTTCCGCGAAAACCACGATCGACCGGAAGGACTTCGGCCTCACCTGGAACGAAGTGCTGGAAACGGGTGGCGTGCTCGTCGGAGAAGAAGTGGAAATCGAGATCCAGGCCGAAGGGCTCGTCGAGGAGTGA